The segment CAGGACTCCACTCAGACGCGCTGATCAACCCCGACCTTCTGTCTGCGTCTACGCCGCACTGAAACGGCTCCTCGGCGAACGGCAAGCGGACTGGGAGTGAGCCGGGAGGTCAATCGGTGTTTGTTGATTTTTCTCAACCCAGTGTTCCCAGTTTAAACTCTAAGAATCAGTCTAAAGACAGATTACAGATCGACTTTGTGGATCATACTGCCTCCTGTGGCGAAATGCGGCAACTGCTTCTCATTTGCTCTCTGACCTCATGAACACATCAATAGGTAATATTATCAATGACCTCATGATTTAGGATATCTTAAATTCCGCTAAAACGTCAAAGCATtctaaccccccaccccccccatcaCATCCAGATAGTGTGTCTATTAATTATTTTGATGACCAGCTTTTATCTTCTAGCCATGaactaattattattaaagaGAATGGCTTTAAAGTCACGTTACTGCTGGTGGGTTTACCTGCAATTTTATTTCCTGGAATTAAAAGTTTGGTTCCATCGCCACCTCTGATGGTCTCACCGTGTCTCGCTGATGTGGCTCTCACAGCGGCCAGTTGGTGTCGCTGTTTCCTGGAGCAGATCAACCCATTCGTCCCGCTTCATTGATCGgttaacacttttttttttctggctggATTTGTATATTCTCTTGAtagcgtctctctctctcttttccagcAGCTGCGAACAGCTAAGCGTGCCCGTTGAATGCAGTCCCCTCCTggagcctccccccccctgctcgttTCTGAACTTTTGTCCAGCCAAACCGCTGCACGTCCCTCTTTGGACCTAAAACCCATCCTGAGACAGAGGACGGCACGTACGGCCTCCCCTCGGCCCTCGAACCAGAATGATCACGTCAGAGCTCCCCGTGGTTCAGTGAGTGAAACGGATGCTGAACATCATTCTGGTTGACTGTGCATGACTGAAATCTTAATGAATtattttgtttcccccccccccccccctccagggactcctcCAACGAGTCTGGGGCCACAGACACTGTGGGTTTGACTATGAACATGAGTGAGATTGACGACACGGAGGTGAAAGGCAAAAAGAAGAGGGGACGGCCTGGAAAACAAGCCccagtacgtgtgtgtgtgtgtgtgtgtgtgtgtgtgaatgggtcttgtttcctctcctgcttcctctttgACATTTCCGTCCCCACAGACGTCCAACAAGAAGCCTCGGAAGTCCCCGACAGACAAAGGGACGGGTCCGGCCAGAGGCCGGGGGAAGGCCAATGGAGTGGCGCAGCATAATGGCGACGGAGGAGAACCGGTCACGCTGTTTGAAGTGGTCAAAATGGGCAAGAGCGCCATGCAGGTGACGAGTCGCGCGTACAGAAATGTTTGAACCACGCTCACTTTGACCGGATGTCTCTCTCTGTTGACGTGTGTCCAGTCTGTGGTGGACGAGTGGATCGAGTCGTACAAGCAGGACCGAGACTTGGCGCTGCTGGACCTCATCAACTTCTTCATCCAGTGCTCGGGGTGTAAAGGTAAACAATGGTGCAGCCCCCCGACTCACCAgaaactagtgtgtgtgtgtgcgtgcgcgcgccgGTCAGCcggactgatgatgtcattgccGTTGTCTTCCCAGGTACGGTGAGGATCGAGATGTTCAGGAACATGCAGAACGCCGAGATCATCCGTAAGATGACGGAGGAGTTCGACGAGGTACCCGCTCCGGGGAAAGCCACCGTCGTGTCTCTACCGACGGCGAACCgaaaaggacacaacaacacacgTGTCCTCTGTGCGTCCGTCCACAGGACAGCGGCGATTACCCTCTCACCATGCCCGGGCCCGTGTGGAAGAAATTCCGCTACAACTTCTGCGAGTTCATCAGCGTTCTGATCCGCCAGTGCCAGTACAGCATCATCTACGACGAGTACATGATGGACACGGTCATCTCGCTTCTCACCGGCCTGTCTGACTCGCAAGTACGAGCCTTCAGACACACGTCGACGTtagcaggtaaaaaaaaagcttccgaGAAGGCTGCAGCATTTCAGCGCGCCGCCCGTTACCGAATCGTGTTCGCATCTCTCGGTTCAGCGATGAAGCTGATGACGGCGCTGGTGAACGTAGCCCTGAACCTGAGCATCCACCAGGACAACACGCAGCGACAGTACGAGGCCGAGAGGAACAAAACAGCCGGGAAGCGAGCCAACGAGaaactggagctgctgctgcagaagaggaaggaggtcGGTccctgagggacgccgtcctccaTCGCGTCTTCATTTCATTAAGTCTTGCGTTCATGGTGGAAGACGCCAAATTAGGAGCCGCGTTCGCTGTTCCGTAAGTTTGTGCCGTTGTGTTCGCAGCTCCAGGAGAACCAAGACGAAATAGAGAACATGATGAATTCCATCTTCAAGGGGATCTTCGTGCACCGATACAGGCAAGGCTGAATCCGTTGTTGCCGCCGTCGGGCGTCGCATAGCTGCAGGTCAGACGGAGCGCCGGCCTCGCTGCATTTAACTGGCGTGGTCGGCGTCTCGTCTCCTCGTAGGGATGCGATAGCTGAAATCAGAGCCATCTGCATCGAGGAGATCGGCGTCTGGATGAAGATGTACAGCGACGCTTTCCTGAACGACAGCTACCTGAAATATGTTGGCTGGACGCTGCACGACAGGGTGAGCGCCGCGCCACGGGGTCGCTGGCGGCGCGTCGGGGAAACCCGCGGGGTGCTCGTCTCACGTCCCTCCGTCTCTTCCAGCAAGGCGAGGTTCGCCTGAAGTGTCTGAAGGCGCTCCAGAACCTTTACACCAACCGAGAACTCTTCCCCAAGTTGGAACTCTTCACCAACCGCTTCAAGGTAAGCGCCACGCCGGGGCGGTGACTGGTCTGGCTCTATCAAAGCGCTCTCCTGTCTGTCCGACAGCACTAGAGCCAAACATACAGACAGACGTGTGGACGATGCTCCATCggaccttttttgtgtgtgtgtgtgtgtgtgcgtgcgtgtgtgccgGGGCGGTGACTGGTCAAACTGGTCGGTGTCGGTTGAACTGGTCCGTCGGATTTGCGTCGACAGGACCGTATCGTCTCGATGACCCTGGATAAGGAGTACGACGTGGCGGTGGAGGCCATCCGATTGGTCACGCTCATTCTGCAGTGAGTAGTCTTCGTCGGCGCGTCCTCACTCGggacggacgggggggggacacgcTGATGCGGCTTTGACGCCTCCTTTCAGGGGCAGTGAAGACGCGCTGTCCAACGAGGACTGCGAGAACGTCTACCACCTGGTCTACTCCGCTCACAGGCCGGTGGCGGTCGCCGCGGGGGAGTTTCTGCACAGGAAGTCAGTCCACGTGACGTTTCATTGTCATCGTTGTCACTCGAGATGGGAACGATGTCATGAGTTACGTCCTTTCTGCTCTGTCCCCGTCAGGTTGTTCAGCCGCCACGACCCGCAGGCAGAGGAAGCGCTGGCGAAGCGTAGAGGGAGGAGCAGCCCCAACGGGAACCTGATCCGCATGCTGGTGCTCTTCTTTCTGGAGAGTGAGGTGAGACGACCGGTGGTTTAGCGCTTTagctgatgatggtgatgatgatgcaccGTTCTGTAGCTTCACGAGCACGCGGCCTACCTGGTGGACTCCCTGTGGGAGAGCTcccaggagctgctgaaggactGGGAGTGTATGACTGAACTCCTCCTGGAGGAGCCTGTCcagggagaggaaggtgaggcgcacgcacacacacacaaaaaaggtccGATGGAGCATCGTCcacacgtctgtctgtctgtttggctCTAGTGCTGTCGGACAGACAGGAGAGCGCTCTGATAGAGCTGGCGGTGTGCACCATCAGACAGGCGGCGGAGGCTCATCCTCCGGTCGGCAGAGGAACCGGGAAGCGCGTGCTGACGGCGAAGGAGAGGAAGACTCAGATTGACGACAAGAACAAACTGACGGAACACTTCATCATGGCGCTGCCCATGATTCTGTCTAAGGTTTGCCGCCGTTCCGCGCCGGTACTTCTGCTCGGATCGGatccggggggggagggggggggggggggacaccgtGTTTGACCGGAGCTTCCCTTTCCGCCACAGTACCAGGCCGACTCGGAGAAGGTGGCCAACCTGCTGCAGATCCCCCAGTTCTTTGACCTGGACGTGTACAGCGCCGGGCGCATGGAGAAGCACCTGGACGCCCTGCTGAAGCAGATGCGCCTGGTGGTGGAGAAGCACATCGAGGTGGACGTCCTGGAGGCCTGCAGCAAGACCTACAGCGTCCTCTGCTCCGAGGACCACGCCATCATGAACCGCGTGGACATCGCCCGCTCGCAGCTCATCGACGAGATGACGGACCGCTTCGCCCACTCGGTGGAGGAGCTTCTGCAGGAGgtagggggcgggggcgggggccggggggggaaACGCACCCGCTTCCTGAGCGGAACTGACCGCTGCTTCGATGGTCCTGCAGGCTGAAGAGGCTGACGACGACGACATCTACAACGTTCTGTCGACTCTCAAGAGACTCACGGCCTTCCACAAGTAAAACTCTATGTTTCACAGAGCGTGTCAAAGGTCACCGTAAGACCGAGGGGAACCAGAACTTCCTCTGAATCACTGTTTTTCTGTCTCGGACCCCCAGCGCTCACGACTTGACGCGCTGGGATCTGTTTGGGAACTGTTACCGGCTGCTGAAGGCGGGCATCGAGCAGGGCTCCATGCCGGAGCAGATCGCCGTGCAGGCCCTCCAGTGTTCCCATTACTCCATCCTCTGGCAGCTGGTCACGGTCACCGAGGGTGCTCCCAGCAAGGTACTGGTTTCCACCTCGCTCTTCTCCCGGGCCAGTCGGGGCTTCCAGTGATGTGTGACTCCGTCTGCAGGACGACCTGGTAGCTCTCCGGCGGGTGGTGAAGTCATTCCTCGCTGTGTGTCAGCAGTGTCTGTCTAATGTCAACACACCAGTCAAAGAACAGGTgggactctgtgtgtgtgtgtgtgtggttgcacgCGCAGAACAGTCAAGTTTTAGTAATTTAGGATTACAGAAACGGAACAGTACACCTTGGAGAGACCTAAGAATGCGAAGCGCTGCTCCAGTCTGGGAGTTGTAGTCCTGGAAGGGCTAGCTGTGTGGTGGGTTACCATCATCCAGCTAACCAGGCTAGCTACCGCTGTAACCCTCTGATGATCCGTTGTCCAGGCTttcatgctcctgtgtgacctGCTGATGATCTTCAGCCACCAGCTGACCTCCGGCGGGAGGGAGGGGCTCCAGCCGCTGGTCTTCAACCCCGACGGCACGCTGCAGAACGAGCTGCTCAACTTCGTCCTGGATCACGTCTTCATCGACCAGGACGACGAGAGCCAGAGCATGGGTGAGGCCGGCGGCGTGCCGCCAGACGGTCGTAGCAGGTAGCGGGGTTATGAAGCCAAGGGGCGGCGCAGCGCACCATTATTACTGATTACATGTCCGTGTCTGCAGAGGgcgacgaggaggacgaggccaACAAGATCGAAGCGCTCCACAAAAGAAGAAACCTGCTCGCGGCTTTCTGCAAACTCATCATCTACGACATCGTGGACATGCCCGCCGCCGCCGACATCTTCAAGCATTACATGAAGGTGGCTGCTTGGTCACGTGATTCGATGATCCAACAACGGCGTTTACTGAGGCGTTAGCGGCGAGCTAACCGATGTGTTTCTGCGTCTCAGTACTATAATGATTacggtgacatcatcaaggAGACTCTGAGTAAAACCAGACAGGCGGACAAGATCCTCTGTGCCAAGACGCTCATCCTCAGTCTGCAGCAGGTGAGACGCCCGCGAGGCCGTGCGCTCGGGTTGTGCTGCTAGTCGTCTTTGTGTGCCGGTTGTGTTACCGACGTTCGCCCGTTGCAGCTGTTCaatgagctgctgcaggaccagGGACCCAACTTGGACCGGACGTCGTCTCACGTCAGCGGCATCAAGGAGCTGGCTCGCCGCTTCGCCCTCACCTTCGGACTCGACCAAATCAAAACCAGAGAGGCCGTCGCCACGCTGCACAAGTGAGACCAAAAGCCGCGCGGGTCGTTCGGGAGGTGCTGAGCGGGAACCTGCTAAGCAAATTCGGATCGTGTGGCGAAGACGGATTCAAATCTGTGCGTCTCCTTTGGTCTCAGGGACGGCATCGAGTTCGCTTTTAAGTACCAGAATGCTCGAGGAGCGGAGTTTCCTCCAGTCAATCTGGCCTTCCTGGAGGTTCTGAGCGAATTCTCCTCCAAACTGATTCGGCAAGACAAAAAGACGGTGTAAGTGTGCCGTCCTCCATCTTGAAACGCCGTCGGCTGTCTCGGTAACCCCACCGGGGCGGGGCTTAAGTACGCCGTCTCTCCACAGCCACTCTTACCTGGAGAAGTTCATGTCGGAGTCGATGCCGGAACGCCGGGAGGACGTGTGGCTGCCGCTGATCTCCTACAGGAACAGCCTGCTGACGGGGGGAGACGAAGACCACATGTCCGTCACGTCGGGGTCCAGCAGCAAGACGGGGTCGGTCCGCAGCAAGAAGGGACGACCGGCGCCACATAAGAAGCGCATCGAAGGTGAGGACAAACTCGGACTGGTCTGGGGTCTGCTCTCCACGCCCTCgagagggatgaagagagaGCTGGGTTGCTTTTCCTTTAGCATTTTAGCCTTTATTTAAAGGAGGCCGCTAAAGAGTGTGCGGAGCCAAACCACCCTCGACTACTGCGCCATCTGCCTTCATCTGATCTCGGGTCTGTTTTCTCCAGAGGAGAGCAGCGTGGAAGGCTCGTGGATGATGCGCAATGACACTCTCCAGACACCGGGGGCACTGCAGACGCCTCAGCTCACCTCCACCGTCCTCAGAGAGAACCGGCCAGCGGAACAAATGGCGGACCCCGACTCGGAACCCGGATCGGAGAACGACTACGTACACAAGTAGGCGTCGACACAGTACACGCGAATACTCGCAGTATACTCGCAGTATACTCGCAAAGGTAGAGGTAGTATCAGACGGCGGTCCTGGCGTCTCAGTCCCCAGATGCAGATCCCGTGGCTGGGCCAGCAGAAGATGGACGACCTGAACAGGAAGGACCGGTCGGGGATCAACTACATCAAGTCGCGCAGTAATCAGGGCGTCCGGCAGACTGTGTGAGTGTCGCTgcagtttaaataaagttatttgcCGTGGACGAAAGTTGTCAGAATGTGACGGACGGATTTGGTTCTTCCCGTCTTTGTCTTTCGGCGTCCGCCAGCCGCGGGTTGATGGAGGACGACGCAGAGCCCATCTTCGAGgacgtgatgatgtcatcgcggGGTCAGCTGGAGGACATGAACGAGGAGTTTGAGGACACGATGGTGATCGACCTGGTGAGAGGTCGCTCGCCGCCTGGGGGTCAGTCGGGTGTTcgttttattgatttaaatgtctttGCCTCTTTTGTCCTCATCAGCCGCCGTCGAGGAACAGACGCGAACGGGCGGAGCTAAGACCGGACTTCTTCGACTCCGCAGCGATGATTGAGGACGAGTCGGTGAGTCTGACCGGAGCGA is part of the Brachionichthys hirsutus isolate HB-005 chromosome 18, CSIRO-AGI_Bhir_v1, whole genome shotgun sequence genome and harbors:
- the LOC137907217 gene encoding cohesin subunit SA-1, which produces MITSELPVVQDSSNESGATDTVGLTMNMSEIDDTEVKGKKKRGRPGKQAPTSNKKPRKSPTDKGTGPARGRGKANGVAQHNGDGGEPVTLFEVVKMGKSAMQSVVDEWIESYKQDRDLALLDLINFFIQCSGCKGTVRIEMFRNMQNAEIIRKMTEEFDEDSGDYPLTMPGPVWKKFRYNFCEFISVLIRQCQYSIIYDEYMMDTVISLLTGLSDSQVRAFRHTSTLAAMKLMTALVNVALNLSIHQDNTQRQYEAERNKTAGKRANEKLELLLQKRKELQENQDEIENMMNSIFKGIFVHRYRDAIAEIRAICIEEIGVWMKMYSDAFLNDSYLKYVGWTLHDRQGEVRLKCLKALQNLYTNRELFPKLELFTNRFKDRIVSMTLDKEYDVAVEAIRLVTLILQGSEDALSNEDCENVYHLVYSAHRPVAVAAGEFLHRKLFSRHDPQAEEALAKRRGRSSPNGNLIRMLVLFFLESELHEHAAYLVDSLWESSQELLKDWECMTELLLEEPVQGEEVLSDRQESALIELAVCTIRQAAEAHPPVGRGTGKRVLTAKERKTQIDDKNKLTEHFIMALPMILSKYQADSEKVANLLQIPQFFDLDVYSAGRMEKHLDALLKQMRLVVEKHIEVDVLEACSKTYSVLCSEDHAIMNRVDIARSQLIDEMTDRFAHSVEELLQEAEEADDDDIYNVLSTLKRLTAFHNAHDLTRWDLFGNCYRLLKAGIEQGSMPEQIAVQALQCSHYSILWQLVTVTEGAPSKDDLVALRRVVKSFLAVCQQCLSNVNTPVKEQAFMLLCDLLMIFSHQLTSGGREGLQPLVFNPDGTLQNELLNFVLDHVFIDQDDESQSMEGDEEDEANKIEALHKRRNLLAAFCKLIIYDIVDMPAAADIFKHYMKYYNDYGDIIKETLSKTRQADKILCAKTLILSLQQLFNELLQDQGPNLDRTSSHVSGIKELARRFALTFGLDQIKTREAVATLHKDGIEFAFKYQNARGAEFPPVNLAFLEVLSEFSSKLIRQDKKTVHSYLEKFMSESMPERREDVWLPLISYRNSLLTGGDEDHMSVTSGSSSKTGSVRSKKGRPAPHKKRIEEESSVEGSWMMRNDTLQTPGALQTPQLTSTVLRENRPAEQMADPDSEPGSENDYVHNPQMQIPWLGQQKMDDLNRKDRSGINYIKSRSNQGVRQTVRGLMEDDAEPIFEDVMMSSRGQLEDMNEEFEDTMVIDLPPSRNRRERAELRPDFFDSAAMIEDESGFSMQMF